A section of the Peromyscus eremicus unplaced genomic scaffold, PerEre_H2_v1 PerEre#2#chrX_unloc_1, whole genome shotgun sequence genome encodes:
- the LOC131900924 gene encoding zinc finger protein 420-like: MDWKSSSFNAHHRIHTGKKPYKCEKCGKCFTRCLLLHVHQRIHTGEKPYICDDCGKSFSKSSSLQCHRRIHTGKKPYKCDDCGKSFVHSSKLQCHRRIHTGEKPYKCNECGKSFDNSSKLQCHRRIHTGEKPYKCDDCGKSFVQSSHLQYHRRIHTGEKSYQYDDCGKYFRDGSSLHVHQRIHTGEKPYKCDECGKSFVNSSYLQCHRRIHTGEKPYQCDECGKSFVKSSHLQCHRRIHTGEKPYQCDDCGKYFRDGSSLHVHQRIHTGEKPYKCDECGKSFVKSSHLQCHRRIHTGEKPYKCDECGKSFVQYSNLQCHRRIHTGEKPYKCDECGKSFVQYSNLQCHRRIHTGEKPYKCDECGKSFVQYSSLQCHRRIHTGEKPYKCDECGKSFVKSSHLQCHRRIHTGEKPYKCYDCAKCFRHGSSLHVHQRIHTRDK, translated from the exons ATGGATTG GAAAAGTTCATCCTTTAATGCTCACCACAGAATCCATACAGgaaagaaaccttataaatgtgaaaaatgtgGAAAATGCTTTACTAGGTGCTTATtacttcatgttcatcagagaatccatactggagagaaaccttatatatgtgatgactgtggaaagtccTTTAGTAAGTCCTCcagtcttcaatgtcataggagaatccatactggaaagaaaccttataaatgtgatgactgtggaaaatCCTTTGTTCATTCTTCcaaacttcaatgtcataggagaatccatactggagagaaaccttataaatgtaatgaatgtggaaagtctttTGATAATTCCTCcaaacttcaatgtcataggagaatacatactggagagaaaccttacaaatgtgatgactgtggaaagtcctttgtccagtcctcccatcttcaatatcataggagaatccatactggagagaaatcttaTCAATAtgatgactgtggaaagtacTTTAGAGATggatcatctcttcatgttcatcagagaatccatactggagaaaaaccttataaatgtgatgaatgtggaaagtcctttgttaatTCCTCctatcttcaatgtcataggagaatccatactggagagaaaccttatcaatgtgatgaatgtggaaagtcctttgttaagtcctcccatcttcaatgtcataggagaatccatactggagagaaaccttatcaatgtgatgactgtggaaagtacTTTAGAGATggatcatctcttcatgttcatcagagaatccatactggagaaaaaccttataaatgtgatgaatgtggaaagtcctttgttaagtcctcccatcttcaatgtcataggagaatccatactggagagaaaccctataaatgtgatgaatgtggaaagtcctttgtccagtactccaatcttcaatgtcataggagaatccatactggagagaaaccttataaatgtgatgaatgtggaaagtcctttgtccagtactccaatcttcaatgtcataggagaatccatactggagagaaaccttataaatgtgatgaatgtggaaagtcctttgtccagtACTCcagtcttcaatgtcataggagaatccatactggagagaaaccttacaaatgtgatgaatgtggaaagtcctttgttaagtcctcccatcttcaatgtcataggagaatccatactggagagaaaccttataaatgttatGACTGTGCAAAATGCTTTAGGCATGGCtcttctcttcatgttcatcagagaatccacacTAGAGACAAAtga